The Anomaloglossus baeobatrachus isolate aAnoBae1 chromosome 4, aAnoBae1.hap1, whole genome shotgun sequence genome contains the following window.
AGagaagtttttttttaaatattggaaTAATTATAGAGTGTTCGAAGGATTATTATTGGTAATTAAGAAGGttctggaggagtggcgttacctaCAGGAGGGGGCTGTGCATCCCGttgtcatctatactgaccacaagaagattttcaggaaaaatgctcacgttccccattgacttccattatactaagtaaacaagtaccaagcacctgagcaacaAAATGCTCGTTAGGCGTAACGAGCACCGGACAgatcactcatcactactgataaCACATCTGTATATTACAGAATTGTACAATACGGACAGTAAGGAATAAACATTAACTACAAAAAAGAACATCAACAGGAGAGTGAAGAAATGATCATCTGATCGCAGGAGCTTACATTCTAACAGGAGCGCAAAATACAAACATGGAGAAATCTACTCCTTCCctgttacctatttttctgtttccATGTAGAAGATTATATCGTTAATAAACTTCCCCCCACAAGATATGCAATGTCATATTTCCTGATATACACCCTATAACATACACTTGCGGTTTCCTTTCCTGCAATAAATGAAGCAATGGCATCTGCTGATCTGAGACACGAACTGCTCTGCTCCATCTGTCGGAACCTGTATACAGATCCTGTaaccctgagatgtggacacaacttctgccgggaaTGTATTGATCGCATCCCGGATACAGAGGGCGGGTATGGAGattattcctgtcctgaatgtagagcaACATTTCGGAAGCGGCCTCCACTACAGAGGAACATAACTCTATGTAATGTAGTGGAGAATTTCCTGTCTCGTCAACCACATCAGGAGgagatcaccgggatccgctgcacTTACTGTACTCACTCTCGTGCACCTGCTGTTAGATTCTGTCTGATGTGTGAAGCTTCTCTGTGTGACATTCACCTGAAAGTTCACAGCAAAGGACCAGAACATGTCCTgactgatcccagcacttctctggaaataaggaaatgttctgtccataagaagatcctggaatattactgcactgaggacgatgcttgtatctgtgtgtcctgcagtttggTAGGAGAACATCAGGGACATCGGGTGGAGATGCTCAATAAGGCGtctgagaagaagaagaagaaactgaGAAATGTTCGGCAGAAACTAATTACAAAGAGAGAGAATACTGAGGAAAGAGTCCAGAGTCTGGAGGAGCAAAGGACAAAAGCTCAAGCAAAAGCATCTGGAGAAGccgagagagtcactgccctgattacagacatcaggagacgggtggacgacTTGGAGAAGAGGCTCCTTAGCAAGATCTCCAGGCAGAGAGAGCAGGTGTCACTGTCTGATGTGATCCAGAAGCTGGAAATAgagaaggacgagctgtccaggaagatgaggcacattgaggagctgtgtaacatgactgatccactgactGTCTTACAGGATCCAGACATCGgtgacttgtgtgatcctgaggaggacggaggtgatgaggacacaggaggacatgatggaggtgatgaggacacaggaggatatGATGGAGATGGTGAGGACACAAGAAAACATGATGGAAGTGATCAAGACATGGGGGGACATGATGGAAGTGATGAGGACTTAGGGGGACATAAGACATATCGTGAAGATGTGGATGTAATTACAGGGATATTACGTGCCGCTTTCTCTAATATAATGACATATCTAGGTGATCGGGAGAAAGTAATGGTTTCAGGAAGAGAAATCTATGGGGAGGGTCCTGTAGACATATTACTTGATGTAAACACGGCTGGTAATAATCtccttatatcagacgacctgaaaactgcgACTTGGACAAGAATAAGACGGAATtgtccagaaacagcagagagattcctGTATAATCAGGTGATGAGCgggaggggatttacctcaggacgacattactgggatgtaGAGATCAGTGGGTCCGGGAGGTGGAAGGTGGGGATGTGTTACCCCAGTATAGACAGGAGGGGGCCTCAGTCATACATTGGATATAATGACAAGTCCTGGTGTTTATATAAAGAGCCAGGGTATAATAATCAGTATTCAGTGAAACATGACAGGAAACCGACCCGGTTACCTCAGCAGATCTCCAGTGATGGagtcaggatctgtctggattatgaggccgggcagctgtccttttatgagctgtgtgaccccatcagacacttacacaccttcactgccacattctccgagccccttcatgctgctTTATGTGTGTATGATGGTTCTATAAAAATAACAGGAAGGGGCAGCTGTGAGGAACCATCATCATAGAAGAAGTCTATTCTTGGTGGAACATTGAGGATGTGGGGGAGACTCATGTAGGATCTGTTTCCTTGGGGGTGTAATTATATGAACTGTTTGTGTCACATCTTTTACCATTATTCtcataaatgcataaaaaaatttgacatttattttgaaaaaatcacCACAAAATACAATAGCATTAATTACCCGGCTAGTGCTCCTCAGAAAAATGTATGACCATGTAGAAATTCCTTTAATCGTCGTAGCCACGTTTTGCAAAATTGGGAAATACTTAGATGATTTTACTGACTTTTACTGAGGAAATGTCCTTGTACGACCCGAGCCTTATAGATAATGATATCAACTATAAATCTTTTATCACTGGGATTAGTACTATTGATGGGTGAGTGGGCTTGGCCCTGCTCAATAtatatcgagcatcggggtgctcgggtacttgTGGTGTTCGGCTGACTATCatgggtgctcggatgtgtcattCATGAAGATCCAACACAAAGCGCCGACTAACTTCAATGAATGATGGAAGCCGGCACTACAGTGAGAGCGACCTGCAGTCTCTGACGGGacctcactgggggtaaaatcaacatatttaaaaaaaaaaaagaaaagaaaatctgtccaccctcccctggaaatgcACAATTTATAGCTGTATACACGGTATGTAGCTATATGtgggcccaatcattgacttccattatacacgtTACTCGAATTGAGACCATTGAAGCATCTGACCAACTTGACTCGAGTAAagagcattcgagcattttagtgctcaattATCATTAATCAGTACAGATCCTGAGATGAAGCTTCTTACAGGATAAATTAGGATTACTGAGCCCTtgagaactaaagacacttctgaagaaatgtgcacaattggaCAGCAACATTTTCTTATCCAAatacaaaaaggagaatctgatctccAAAGgaaaattctacatacctacaatactcaCTATGCACAAAACCTGTGTCAGAGGACTTCTGAGACTATCTACTGACTTTTTTGAGAACATCCACACGGGTCAGATACTCTGTAGGTTTACTGTACTGGAAtggagtgatgagtgaccactaacatgctcgagtgctcattactcgtaactattgatgagtgagcactaccatgctcgattgcttgatactcgtaaccagtgatgagtgagcactactatgctcaggtgctcagtactcgtaactagcgataagctagcactactatgctcgggtgctgggtactcgtaacaagtgatgagtgggcactaccatgctccggtgctcagtactcaatactagtaatgagtgggcacaaccatgctcggtcTCATATTCACTGTTAAGGTCCCTATACCCCTCCCCATCATCAGCCTGACAGAGATGGAGATCGCCATGGCGACTATCTGATCTGGCTTGAGAGCTAGGTATTTACGACTCAGTTGATGGTAGAGCTAGAGCCAAAAAAAATGTACAGAAAAGACATCTTTTTGTTCTTTTGGAGGGAAAAACTCTGAACTCAGTTTTTAGgtgctacgttaatgctagaaaaatgaaaaaaaaaaccatattACTAGAATCCCTGCGGAGCACTGAACGCAGCGCACCATTTGGCTTTACTAGGCGATCACTGGTATTGCGACAAATGGGTATTGGCCAATGAAATCATACTAGAtgcattgtgtttggtatctatccgAATGTAATATCGAGATATAAAAAATGATGCTAAAATATCTCACCTGGGTGGCCCAGAATTACAGAACGATCTGAGAATTTCGTCACAGCCCACAAGagattgtaaaatgaggtcacagatgggAGGGCTAGCGGAGGGCATAAGAGAAAGAAACTTATTCCTGGGGGGTCAGTCAGTATTGGAGGGCACAGCTAAGTGGTGCTGCTGGCCGTTGTGTACCATCTTCTTctggagcccctccctccctaaattcggacttcacatctatggcacgagtttagtaagtttcatgtttatcccttttattt
Protein-coding sequences here:
- the LOC142302598 gene encoding E3 ubiquitin/ISG15 ligase TRIM25-like; the protein is MASADLRHELLCSICRNLYTDPVTLRCGHNFCRECIDRIPDTEGGYGDYSCPECRATFRKRPPLQRNITLCNVVENFLSRQPHQEEITGIRCTYCTHSRAPAVRFCLMCEASLCDIHLKVHSKGPEHVLTDPSTSLEIRKCSVHKKILEYYCTEDDACICVSCSLVGEHQGHRVEMLNKASEKKKKKLRNVRQKLITKRENTEERVQSLEEQRTKAQAKASGEAERVTALITDIRRRVDDLEKRLLSKISRQREQVSLSDVIQKLEIEKDELSRKMRHIEELCNMTDPLTVLQDPDIGDLCDPEEDGGDEDTGGHDGGDEDTGGYDGDGEDTRKHDGSDQDMGGHDGSDEDLGGHKTYREDVDVITGILRAAFSNIMTYLGDREKVMVSGREIYGEGPVDILLDVNTAGNNLLISDDLKTATWTRIRRNCPETAERFLYNQVMSGRGFTSGRHYWDVEISGSGRWKVGMCYPSIDRRGPQSYIGYNDKSWCLYKEPGYNNQYSVKHDRKPTRLPQQISSDGVRICLDYEAGQLSFYELCDPIRHLHTFTATFSEPLHAALCVYDGSIKITGRGSCEEPSS